In Mesorhizobium sp. M9A.F.Ca.ET.002.03.1.2, the DNA window CGCAACATTTACCGCAAGCTCAAGATCAAGTCGCAAGCTGGTCTCTTCGCGCGTTTCGTCGAGATCATCGACGCGCGGATTCGCTAAGCAGGTTCCGCAAAAGTGTTCCACGGTTTTGCGATAAGAACCTGCGACAAGCAAAGTCTTAAGCAGACGAAGCAGGCGAAGTCTGCTTCGTCCGCGATTTCGCAATAACCTCGCTCGGGCGGTTAGCTGGCGACGTCCTCCCAGGAGCCGGTTTCAGCCATCCGCCTGAGCAGGGGCGCCACCCGAAAGATTTGCCTGCCGGTCCGCTCGTGCCAGTGGTCGAGCCGTCCGATGATCTTGTCGCCCCCTTCGAGGCCGGCCCAGAACATCGGCCCACCCTTGCCCACCGGAAAGCCATAGCCGTTGACCCAGACGACATCGATGTCGGAGGCGCGGGCAGCGATTTTATCCTCGAGTATCTTCGCCCCCTCATTGATCATCGGATAGAGCGTGCGCTCGATGATCTCGTCGGCGCCGATCGCCCGCGGCGCGATGTCCTTTTCGGCCGCCTTGTCGCGGACCAGCGCTTCGACCTCGGGGTTGGGAGTCGGAGTGCGCGAGCCGTTCTCGTAGAGATAGAAGCCGCTGCCGGTCTTCTGGCCGAAATGCCCCTGTTCGCACAGCGTGTCGGCGATTATTGCCGTCTGGCCGCGTGCCTTGCGGTTGCGCCAGCCAATATCGAGGCCGGCGAGATCGCTCATCTGGAACGGCCCCATCGGCCAGCCGAAATCGGTGAACGCCCGGTCGACCTGCTGCGGTGTTGCACCTTCCAGCAAAAGCGCCTCGGATTCCGAGCCCCGCGCGGCCAGCATGCGGTTGCCGACAAAGCCATGGCAGACGCCGACGACGACCGGCACCTTGCCGATCCTACGTGCCAGCTCGACGATTGTCGCCAGCGCATCGGGCGCAGTCTTCTCGGCGCGGACGATTTCCAGCAGCTTCATGACATTGGCCGGCGAAAAGAAATGCATGCCGACGACATCCTGCGGTCGCGACGTCGAGGCTGCGATAGCGTTGACGTCGAGATAGGAAGTGTTGGTGGCGAGGATCGCGCCTGATTTGGCCACCGCGTCGAGCCTGCCGAACACCTCTTTCTTGACCGCCATCTCCTCGAATACCGCCTCGATGATGAGGTCGCATTCGGCGAGGTCGGCATAGTCGATGGAGCCCTTGAACAGGTCGAGCCGCTGGCGCTTGGCATCTTCGTTCAGGGAACCGCGCGCGACGGAGACGGCATAGGTCTTCTCGATCGTCGCCAGCCCGCGCTCCAGCGCCTCGCGGCTGGTTTCCAGCAAGGTCACGGGGTAGCCGCCATTGACGAACGCCATGGCGATGCCGCCGCCCATGGTGCCGGCGCCGATGACGCCAATGCGGGCAATCTTGCGCCTGACGATATCCTTGGCCGCAACCTTCGGCGCCTCGCGCTCGGCGAAGAACAGATGACGCTGCGCGCGCGACTGGTCGCCTGCAACGAGTTTGACGAACAGTTCGCGTTCCGCCGCCAGCGCTTCGTCGAACGGCAGCGTGATGGCGTTGCGGACCGCCTCAGCGCAGGCGACCGGCGCTTCGAGGCCGCGCGCCTTCCTTGCCAGCTCCGCCACTTGCTTGTCGAAGGCCACGAGGTCGGTTCCGGCAAGACGATCGTTGCGGTCGCGCACGGGCGTGAATAGCCCGTCGCCAGTGGTCATTTCGCTAGCGAAACGAACCGCCTGCGCGATGAGATCGCCGTCGAAGACGGCGTCGACGAGGCCGGTGGCGAGCGCCTCAGTGGCGCCGATCGGCGTACCCGAGACGATCATGCCGAGCGCCTTCTCCGCGCCGACGAGGCGCGGTAGCCGAACCGTGCCGCCGCCGCCGGGCAGCAGGCCGAGCTTGACTTCCGGCAGGCCAAGCCTGGCGCCTGGATCGGCAACGCGAAAGTGGCAGCCGAGCGTCAGTTCCAGCCCGCCGCCGAGCGCGGTGCCGTGGATCGCGGCAATTGTCGGCTTGGCGATGGTCTCCAGCACGGCCACGATGGCGCGCAGATCCGGCTGCCGCACCGGCTTGCCGAACTCGGTGATATCGGCGCCGGCGACGAAGGTCCGCCCGGCGCAGGCGATGACGATGACGGCGACATCAGGCTCGTCCCGCAAGGAAACAAGCGCCTGCATCAGCGGCTCGCGGACATGGAAGCTCAGCGCGTTGACCGGCGGATTGTCGATGATCACGACCGCGACGCCGCCATCCCTTGTAACGCTGACGAAATTGGGCACGTAAACCTCTTGCAGTAATGTGGCCGACCGGGTTTACAGGGCCGATGCGCGGAAGGGAACCGGCATGTTCGCCGACATCGCCCCCTTCGTCATACTGGAGCGAAGCGACGCAGGACCCATGCCGTGAGTTGGCGTGCCGCCGCGGTGCAGAATTCCGTTTTCGCCGCATTCTTCGACGAAGGTCACGGCATGGATCCTCGGGTCAAGCCCGAGGATGACGAAGATGGGAACCTAGCGCAGCGCCTTCTGGCCGCCGGCGGCGGTGATGACGCCGACGATGATCAGCCCGGTCAGCAGCAGACGGACGCCGGCACTGACGCCGAACGTGTTGAGCATGGTCAAAAGCAGCACCAGGAACAGCGCCGCGCCCCAGACGCCTGGCACATTGGCCTTGCCGCCCGCCACCGACGTGCCGCCAATGACGACCACGGCGATCGAGGCCAGCAGATACTCATTGCCGATGTCGACATTGGCGCCGCGGAAGTAGCCGGCAAGCAGCGCCCCGTCGAGGCCGCCGAGCGTGCCCGACAGCGTGTAGGTGAGGAAACGGATGCGGCCGACATTGACGCCGGCCAGCCACGCGGCGCGGATGTTCTGGCCGATCGCCAGCACGGAACGACCATAGATCATGCGCTGCAGCGCGATTGCAGCGCCGATGGTGAACAGCACGGTGAGGATCGCCAGCACCGGAATGCCAAGGATCTGCCGGTTGGCGAAATCGGCGAAGCCCGGCGGCGGCTTGATCTGCAAGCCGCGCCCGTAGCTGATGTCGACCGACTGGATGATGAAGCTGGCCGACAGCGTGGCGATGATCGGCGGAATGCGCAGCGCCCAGATCAAGAGATAGTTGGCGGCGCCGATCGCCATGCCGCAGGCCAGCGCCGCCAGCAGCCCAACGGCGATCATCTGGTCATTGCCGTCCATCACTTTCATGGCGACCGCGCTGGCGAGGCCGATATTCGCCGGCAATGACAGGTCGACATTGCCCGGCCCGAGCGTGATGACGAACATCTGGCCGACACCAACGATGACGGTGAAGACCGCGAGCGACAAAGCCGCGGTGATCATGCCGCCTCCACCATAACCGCCTGTGAAAGTGACTGTCGCCAGCCACACCAGCAGCGCGCCGATGAAGGACCAGATCCAGGGTTTGGCGAGCAGCGTGCGCAACGATGCCATCGCTCACCTCTCCCTGCGGCTGATCAGCACCCGGGCCGCCAGCACGATGATCAGGATCGCGCCATTGGCGGCGACCTGCCAGTCGGGCGGAATGTGCATGAAGGTCAAAAGCGGCGACGCGGCGAGCGCCAAGGTCAGCGCGCCGATCACCGCGCCGATCGGCGACACCCGGCCGCCGACGAATTCGCCGCCACCGAGGATGACGCCGGCGATCGACAGCAGCGTGTAGCCATTGCCGATATTGGCATCGGCCGAGGTGGTGATGCCGATCAAGGCCATGCCGGACAGCACGCCGAACAGACCGGCCAGCGCAAACAGCACGATCTTGGTCTTGAGCAGCGACCAGCCGGCGCGTTCGAGCGCGGCGGCATTGCCGCCCGATCCGCGCAGGATCACACCATAGGAGGTGCGCATCAGCCCGAAATAGACGATCGCCGCGATTAGCAGCGCCGCGATGATCGGGAAAGGAATGAAGGGCGGCTTGAAGGCCATGAGCGACAGCAACCAGTCCGGCGCCTTGCCGCCGGGCTTCGGCAGGGTGAGGATGGCGAGGCCCTGCCAGACGAAGCTCATGCCGAGCGTCACCACGATCGAAGGCAGGTTGCGCAGGTGGATCAGCGCGCCGAGCAGCGCATAGACACCGATCGACCCGAGCAGGATCACCACGCCGACCAGCGGCGCGTCCTTCAGCCACGTCGCCGTGACGCAGCCGACGAACCCGACGAAGGTGCCGATCGACAGGTCCAGCTCGTTGCCGGCGATGACGAACATCTGCGCGATCGTCGCCAGCGCGATCGGGATCGCAAGGTTCAGCAT includes these proteins:
- a CDS encoding 3-hydroxyacyl-CoA dehydrogenase NAD-binding domain-containing protein is translated as MPNFVSVTRDGGVAVVIIDNPPVNALSFHVREPLMQALVSLRDEPDVAVIVIACAGRTFVAGADITEFGKPVRQPDLRAIVAVLETIAKPTIAAIHGTALGGGLELTLGCHFRVADPGARLGLPEVKLGLLPGGGGTVRLPRLVGAEKALGMIVSGTPIGATEALATGLVDAVFDGDLIAQAVRFASEMTTGDGLFTPVRDRNDRLAGTDLVAFDKQVAELARKARGLEAPVACAEAVRNAITLPFDEALAAERELFVKLVAGDQSRAQRHLFFAEREAPKVAAKDIVRRKIARIGVIGAGTMGGGIAMAFVNGGYPVTLLETSREALERGLATIEKTYAVSVARGSLNEDAKRQRLDLFKGSIDYADLAECDLIIEAVFEEMAVKKEVFGRLDAVAKSGAILATNTSYLDVNAIAASTSRPQDVVGMHFFSPANVMKLLEIVRAEKTAPDALATIVELARRIGKVPVVVGVCHGFVGNRMLAARGSESEALLLEGATPQQVDRAFTDFGWPMGPFQMSDLAGLDIGWRNRKARGQTAIIADTLCEQGHFGQKTGSGFYLYENGSRTPTPNPEVEALVRDKAAEKDIAPRAIGADEIIERTLYPMINEGAKILEDKIAARASDIDVVWVNGYGFPVGKGGPMFWAGLEGGDKIIGRLDHWHERTGRQIFRVAPLLRRMAETGSWEDVAS
- a CDS encoding ABC transporter permease encodes the protein MASLRTLLAKPWIWSFIGALLVWLATVTFTGGYGGGGMITAALSLAVFTVIVGVGQMFVITLGPGNVDLSLPANIGLASAVAMKVMDGNDQMIAVGLLAALACGMAIGAANYLLIWALRIPPIIATLSASFIIQSVDISYGRGLQIKPPPGFADFANRQILGIPVLAILTVLFTIGAAIALQRMIYGRSVLAIGQNIRAAWLAGVNVGRIRFLTYTLSGTLGGLDGALLAGYFRGANVDIGNEYLLASIAVVVIGGTSVAGGKANVPGVWGAALFLVLLLTMLNTFGVSAGVRLLLTGLIIVGVITAAGGQKALR
- a CDS encoding ABC transporter permease yields the protein MTAAPAETSPKGPSERGKLARARLLRSLLPALSLVLVLLAIAWLNPRAISYFGFSLMLNLAIPIALATIAQMFVIAGNELDLSIGTFVGFVGCVTATWLKDAPLVGVVILLGSIGVYALLGALIHLRNLPSIVVTLGMSFVWQGLAILTLPKPGGKAPDWLLSLMAFKPPFIPFPIIAALLIAAIVYFGLMRTSYGVILRGSGGNAAALERAGWSLLKTKIVLFALAGLFGVLSGMALIGITTSADANIGNGYTLLSIAGVILGGGEFVGGRVSPIGAVIGALTLALAASPLLTFMHIPPDWQVAANGAILIIVLAARVLISRRER